The Ursus arctos isolate Adak ecotype North America unplaced genomic scaffold, UrsArc2.0 scaffold_25, whole genome shotgun sequence DNA segment GGAGAAGCCACGTCAAAAGAGCCAGTGAAATGCTAAACGTAGCAGACAGTGGAGCAGTATCTACGaagttctaagaaaaaaaaaaaaaagtaggctgaGAATTTTATACCTAGCTAAGCTGTCCCTTGTGTgtcaaagcaagagaaagagattCTCAAACGTGCGAGTACTAAGCAGTGGTGTCTATGAGCCATTCCTGAAGGAACTGATAAAATCCATTCCATTGGgagatgaattaaaatgaaaaagtctgGAAGAGAGGCTCAGcttaaggcaaaacaaaacagaactggTGGTCAGTAAAGAatccatttaaatataaaactatgaCGAAACGCCTGTAAGAATTGTGGTTACAGAACAAAATGCAAATACCTCCAACGGGAAAATGAAATTGTAAAAAGCAGGACGTGGGTCAAAATGTAAGGGTGCTGGTTTCCTTATATTTCAGAACTAGGGGTGAAACTGAAACAATTAAAAACTAGTGATCCCGACCAGTTAACGTTTTACACAAGAATTTCCCTTAATTTTAGAGGGATATTTTAGGAATGAATATTTCTTGTGAGAGTGAGAGACCTTTATCGATTCTTCCAATTTTCTTCAGCttactttttatattaaattcgAGTAAAATTAGAGTTaacctttttaataaaaagatcaGGTACTGTGTGAtctcatatttataaaatatttttctctttgtctaaaTAGACTTTTCTATTTGCATATTTGCTCAGACAGGTCTTTGAAATTTCTGCAATGAAGACGGTTATTTCTGGGTGCACAGAGAATTGGGCAATTTTCTCccctttttatttacatttttccacattgcttgaatttttattataagcGTGTGTCATTTTCATAAATACAGCAATATggtaaaataattattctttttggaaagaaaaagcaaggaattGAAAGCAGAACTGCCCTCTGTCCTCAAATTTGGTACAGTTTCCAGGTCAACAGATGTAGTGAATCACCCATTCGCTTAGCCCAGAAAAACTGCTGAGACCAATGCCCTTCCCCAACTTTGCCAGCATATCTAAGGAGTCCTCCCTCCAAGACAAGATTTAACACCAAaagagaaggcagctgtctactttcctttaaaacacaaaaaacaatcCAGAAGCATCATGAACACCCCTACCCCCTCAGTCACTTAGGGTCCTAGATGACATGCTTCTCACCCCAAATTGGCAAGGTCCTCCATGAACAGACTGAACAAGGATAAGGAGCATTAGGGGCACCTAGCCACTAATTCCCCGGGGGCCCGCTGCAGGATCAGAACATTGGCATGGGACCCACAGGAGTGTGGCTTCCCCGAGGTTGGCATTAGCTCCAAGAAGACGCCTGACGAGATGTGGTACCGAAAAGAGATCGACCGTGTATTGGGCATCATTAAATAATGCGAACTCACCACGGACAACCTCCCTCCGAGCACCATGAGGCGGCGCTGCTCGCAGCGTCCCTGCATCCGCGCGGTCTGGGCAGCTTGGATGGGAGTGGCCTCTGAGGGTGGACGGGACACTGAGGATGAGGGGACCAAACGTCTCCATCCCCAAGTCAAACCCATGCGCTCCGGCCAACTCCTGGTTCACTAACCCGGGATGAGTTGCACAGGAACATGCCACTTCCTGTGCTCGGCTGCCCATGCAGGCGACACTCAACAGTGCACAGAAGCCAGCCACGTGTGGGTCATGGTCAACGAAGCCAAGAGCTCTGGAAAGACCACACGTTTGCAAAAACAGATTAGCCACCGCCTCCGTGATAAACCTGGAATCACCCGAGCGAGGGCAGTTCCCTGAGGCTGTGAGGCTGCTGCAGGTTAGTAAACCAGGGGTTGCAGGGGCCGTCTCCTGGTTTCTCCTACATCCCAAGAGCGGACTCATAAAAGATGCCTCTTGATGCCCCTCCAACACCAGGTCTGCTAGTAAAAGGAGCTCGCCACGCGTATCTCAGTGTTAGTTCTTTGAAAGGTTAGGGCATCCCAACAGCCCCCCTAGCTTATCCTGAAGGCGGTGGTGCCCCAAGAAGTGGCCCTAGGGTCGGCCGGGACATGGGTTAGTGCGTCAGTAGCATGCGTCCTCAGGAAAGCACTTGCTGTGGGCTCAGCCGTCCAGGCACCTTACCTGGGAAACGGCGCTGGCACAGGACGCCTTCCGAGGCAGAATCTGACACTAAAAGAGAGGAGAGCCGTGTATGACTCGCTTTGATGAATCGAATTCATCACGGCCAGCCTCTCTTCAAGTACCATAAGTGAATGCTGGCGAGAATCCATCGCCTCTCCCGCGCGGGCAGCTGCCCTCTCCGGAGCCCTGTAGGGGATGGGCGGGACAACATTGGGTAGTGGGCCGAGTGACATACTACCACTTTAATTGCATGCTCACCCGAGACGCACTTACCCTAAGGCGGGGTGGACCCCGCGAATCTTCCTGCAAGAGGGGACACCATTCGATGGCCGTCATGAAGCAGCGCATCGTGGTGGCCCCTCCGCTCTGACAGTGCGGCCGCACTGCCCAGAGTGCCAGGGCTGCTCCCCAGGGCGGGCCTCGCCTCCGCGGGATCCTCCTGTGCGGAGACAGGATGCTGCAGGTTAGGGGACCGGGCGCCTCACCGCACGGATGAAACGCATGCTCGGCGAACAGGTACGCACCCTGGAGAGGAGCTGGCCGGCTCGCGTCAGGTCCCTCATCGGAAGGCAGCATCACGTCCCGGGGGCGCTTCAGGGAGGCTGGGTGGTGACCGTGATGAGGGGGCTACCGAGGACGAGGCACCGCGTTTGAAGCAAACACACTTTCCCGACCACGGCTGTCCAAGTCCACCGAGCAGCTGCCGCCACAAGTCCGCTGCTGTGTGCCCAAAGTTGGCGGGACCTCCAAGACGTCCTCCTGGGTGGGCGGGGTGGGTGCTGAGGGTTGGTGACTAGGTGGCCCACAGGGTGAACAGAGTACTTGCCCCTCTGGTCAACCAGTCACACACCCTGGACAATGCTCACACCAGCATCTCTTCTGGAAATTGGCCTTAGGCCCAGGAAGCCTCTCTTCCGAGTCTTGTAAGGCGGCGCTGGCGACAGAGCACAGCCATGTCCCCAGAGTTAGCACGGCCCGGGGGAAGGCCCCCTATGGGTGGGTCGGATGCTCAGGTTAGTGGGCCAGACGACTTACAGCTAGGTCAAGCTCGGTGTCCCTGGCCAACCTTCCATCCTTGTCTTCTCCACACGGCTGACAACACGAACACATCTTCCCTGAGGTTGCCCTCGTGTCCGGGAAGTCCTTAGAGGTAGCATTTGGTACTGAAAAAAGTGTTGTCCGTGAATGATTCGTCATAAGTAAAGCGAATCCACCACGAACAACTTCTCTTCAAGTACCACAGAAAGGCAGAGACAAGACAGACAAGAggtccccttcctcttctctgggGGGCGTGGCCTCCAGCCGCCGTCCTGCGGGCAGATTGGACACAGTGTTAGTGACACTGTTGACAGGGGTCGCCAGAACACGCTGGAGGTTGGGGGGGCCATCCACTCACCTCCCCGGGAGGGGTGCTGACACAGCCCCCCCTCCCTGGAGTTGAATTTGTGTTCCTGAGTCCTCAGGGGCAGGGTTTAGAAACGAGGAGAGGGAGCTGCTTGTGCTTCGAATTGTGAACTCGCCACAGGTCAGGGTGCTCCACGCGTGTGTGGACCCAAGGGTTTCTGAACGGAGTCCTTGGACTTCTCAACAGAGCACACTCGATTATCCATCAAGCACATGGAGGCACTAGCCAAGCTCCTTCACGACTCATGGGGTCCACCAAACTGGGGGAGTTCCAGAGAGATCCCCATGGCCACTTCAGGGTGCTCCTGGAGAGTCTGGCCAGCCCGAGGACCCGAGGCACCCTCAGGAGGATCTGAGGGAGCTCACCAAGCTCTTCACCATCCCAGGAGACCCCCTACTCCATTCCCACCTGCCCTCTTCCCACCCGGCTCTACTACCCATCACCCCAGAAAGCAATTCCAAGAAGGATGCTATCAAAAGTCCCTCGCCCACCTTCTCCCAAACAACCCTCGACCAGCAGGACCAGGTTCCGTCTTCTCATGGTCAGAGTAATCTCTTCAACACAGATCCTGTGTCCCCCCCGCCTGGAACCCTCCCACCGCCACCACCTCACGCAGAGTAACATCCAAACCTGCCCACCTCAGCCGGCCACTCCTCCATAGCTcagcccagccccactggcctTCGTCCTTCCTCTCAAAGATGCCAAAGGGCTTTCCATGTACCATGCCCTCCATCTGAAACGCTCTGATCTCAGGTTGCCATCTGACCCACCCTCTCACTTAGTTCTCGTTCCCCCTCCCCAGAAAGAACTTTCCAGACCCCTGTAGTAAACATAATCATCCATCCcacttctgcttctctctgagaGCTTactctactttctttctctccaaataACTCAACAGTGGACAAAATTATATCCCATAGTTGGCTTCTAATTGTCCATCTCTCCCACCAGGCTATAATGAGCAAGGACTTTCTATTGTCCACTGCTCTACACAACAGTTCAGAGGAAATAGCTAAGTTCTAGAATCATCTAGAATACAGTATGTACACAATCTTTTGTGGAATGATTGAATCATTCCTCATTGGTTGATCAATTCACGGACCATGTGGTTATGCCAGTAGCAAGAGAATCTGATGATGAAAAGAGAAAGCCCTACAGAGAAAGCATCATGGCCAAAGCAGATTACCCCTCCCCAAGGCCATCGTAAGAATGGGCTGGGTCTTGCGGGAGAGGGAAGCAAGTGAGACCATCAGAAAGAGTCtgctcttaagcagactctgctcaaCTCTCTCTCCACATACACCAGAAAGACATGAAGCCAACATGTCTCCCCCGAAGTTGACAGTGCTTCCAGAAAGCCTTTCTGGGCAAGATTTGACACTCAGAAAGAGTCTGCCTTGGAGCAAATGCAATAAAGATGACCCATTAGGTATCAGCCAGCATCACTACCACATCCTCACCCTGGCGTGGTCTCCAGGGACTCATCTTATAGCGAGGCCTGGGTTCTTCTGGAACAGGCAGCAGGTGTTCGGTGTGAGTGGGATTCTCACTGGTCAACCTCTCATGACGGGTGGTGCAGAAACCAACACCCCTTCCAGAAGATCACAGCCCAGCCCCCCCAGACAGCCACTGTCTGCACAGAGTAGCTTCTGGTCATGGGTGCGACGAGTGACGGGCATCATGAAAGAAGCATGTGCGCCGTGCTCCACCGTCCATGTACATACCTTGGGTGGGTATGGAAGCCAAGACCTCCTCCCCGCAGGCGGAATGCTGTCCGGGAGGCCCTCCAAAGCAGTATTTGATACTGAAAAACTGGATGTCCCTGTATGATTCGTCATAAATACAGCGAACACAGCAGGGATAACCACTCTTCAAGTACCGAAGGCTAACGCGGCTGAACTGTGTCTTCACCAGAGTCGGCCTGGCCTCCAGCTAGTCCTCCTAAGGACGAATTGGGGACTGAGGGTTAGGAGAATTGGGTGCTACGTGTTGTGAATCAAGCCCATGCTCTCTGGCCAGCCATGCATTCCTGTCCCCCAGGAAGGGGCTGGGACCAACAGCTCTTCCCAGGCAAGATCGATACTTAAAAACACAAACCTTCCCTCATATGACTCAGCATAAAGAGAGACAACCCAGCAAAGAGAAGGTCTTTTCAAGGGCCAGGTCCTGGCACGGCAAGGGAAGCCACCCCTCTTCTCCCGGAGTCTGTCCCGAGAAGTCGCTGGATAGGCAGGGACTGTGGATCAGTTGACATACATCACTGATAAAATGTATGTTCTCTGATCAACCATCCACTCCCCTATCATGGACAACGCCCTGCCCTCATGCGGCAGTCCTGTCGGGGCACATGTCCAGGTGGCACTTTGTCCTGAAAAACAGCGGCTCCGATGCGATTCGCCACAAACACGGTGAAGCCCCAGCAGTCAGCCCCGGAGGCTGAGCGTCCAAGGTCTCCGCGGGAGACGGGGAGGGGAGCTATGTGGCTTAATCCTAAGTAAGGCACAGGCTCTACGATAAGTCCTGGGGACATCATTCCTCTGTGAAGTTGCAATTTTATCCAGGAAGGATGAAAGAGTGTACTGTGTTTATGGTACAGAAAGCACTGCAGGGTGACCTGCCATGTCTGCCCCCcgcgcaccccccaccccccacctcctcctgtaGGTGGGCTGAATGCTAAGGCCAGATCAGCTCTGCCTAGACCCTGGGCTGGCACTGCCAACAAGCAACTTTCCCAGAACAGCCTCGTGGGCAGGATGGATACTGAGAGCTGAAGGACCACGTAATCTATACCATGAATACAGTACTCCCCAGACCAAAACTCTGTCTTCGTGACAAGTGGGGGGGGAGCTGGGCACTCAAACGGCCTGGCCCCCGAAGTTCCATAAGGACAGGCTGTGGCCTGGGGGCCCGTGGACCCCCACATGCTGACTCTCCACCCACGGACGGTGTGATGGGGCTGACAGAGATCCCCTCCCTGCAGGTGGGACACCTCCACGCATCCTTCCACGATACCAGCATGAGGTCCACGGTGCGACACCTGCCACGCCCTCGTGGCCGCGCCTCGAGCACCGAATGCTGACAACCACGTGGGTGTCCCAGCGCCAAAGCCTGCTTCACTGCGGGCGGGGGCTTCTCCTCCTTCTGAGGGTGGAATGAATTCTCTAGGTCAGTGGACGAGGAACAAGTTCACCAAAAAACACACACGGCAGGGTCGACTCTGTATTCACGTACCTGAGGCAGGGGCTGACAGTCCTCTTACTGTGTGGCCGCCATCCTAACACGCCTCCATCCTAAACGCACGCCACCCACAGACCCGACCACGCTGGTCACCACAGACGGAACAGAGGCATcaggatgggggggtgggggggcagcctTTGCAGCAGCTCCAGATGTCACCCTCAGTATCGGTGAGATCCTGGGGCGCAGGTGACCCTCCACCAAAGTTGGGGTCTGGgtcagccccccacccctacaACCAGGGGGGTGCTGAGACTGCTGTTCTCCCCAGCTGGAGGTCGCGTGCAGGCGCTGGCCCGGGGCCGAGCTGTGGAGGCCGCGCCGTCGGCTGCGCGCACCTTCACGTGAGCGCGGGACAGGAGCGCGGGACAGGAACACGGCCCAGAGCCGGTCTCTTCGAGACCCGCCTGTGGGCGCTGCCTCGTGGGAGTCACCTGAAAAGGAAGCAGACAGTAGGGTCCGTGACTTCACAGAGACCCGCAAGCGGACAGCGGAAGTCAGCCTCCCTTTCACATACCTGGAGAAACGGGGGCCCTGAGTTCAGGGAGCCAGCCGGGGTGGGATCTGACCCTTGAAACAGATTGCCCTCAGAGAAGTCTCGAAAGAAGTGACTTCTCCTTGAAGATCCCAGTGGGGTGGACACCACAGTGTATCCGGGGGCCAGCACGGCCTCCGGGAAGCCAGCCTACAAAGGGCTGGGTCgggaggctgggggccaggcagaGCTCCACCCCCAGGAGCAGGCTCACTGGCCAGGCACCCCGAGCCGCCCTGCGGTCATGTGGACACGGAGGTCCCGTCTCTGGAGCGGACCTTGCATCACACCCTCACTCCAAGGCAGGTCGGCATCGAAATGGGGCCGACTTTGTACAAATCAAAAAACACAGCAAGTTCACTGCAAAAACACGGCAAAGCCACCCGGGCTCGTCCCCCCGCCGGCCTCCCTTCCAGGAAGCATGCCTCACGGAGCTCAGGCTGGGCCCCGGCACCCATCACACACCAGAAGCACACACGCTCACGTCTCCTGTGCGGGCGGCCCTCCGAGGCACAGTTTGATATTCAAAAAGAGGTTAACCATGTATTATTCATGATGAAAGAAGCGAACAGAACACGGATAACCTCTCCTCAAATATCCCTGAATAGCTCTGACACGAAAACCATGGCCTCTTCCCCACCGGTGCCTTTgtctctggaaaattctcaggACGAGCTGAATCCCGAAAGTCAGGGAGCAAGGCGTTCACAGCCTGTGAAGAAAGCACAAGGACCAGCCTCAGCCGTCCGCTCCCACGCCTGGGTCCCAGGACCTACGCTTGGCCCTGACACCACCATCCAAACCCCAAAGTCCAAGCCATCCTCCCAAAGACTTCCGAAGCAGATTCTACGCGAAACAAAGCAACAAGAGGCCTTCCTCCAGGGATTCCGGGCAGATGGGATTGGATGACAAGGAGTGGTCAGCAGATGAACGTATGTCATAGACATACCTCTTCTGATAAAATGGAGTGTCACCGATCCCGAGACAAGGTCTCTACCACAAGATGGGCTTGGTGCCAGGAACACCTCCTCCGGACTGACTGCAAGGGAAGGATTACAGAATTAGAGGGTCCAAGCCATGAATAACGCTGCTGACCCAGGACCTGACAGGTTCTGCTCTGGGCTGACACTCGTGGCCTCTCCCTGACGCAGCCTTGTCTCTGAGGAGCCTCTGAGGCCTGATTTGATTCTAAAGACAAGTAATCTCATGACATTGACGCGTCCAGGGAGCCCGTCACAGATAACCGTTGTTCACAAACCCAAGAGCGGCGTGTGGATTCTGGGAAGCTCTCTCGGGATGGATGGCGTAAGGAAGGCGGGGGTCCGGGGGCCACACATCACAGATAAGGCACGTCACGTCCAGCCCCGAATGGTTCCAAGTGTTGTCCACCGACCAGCAGCGCtagcatcacttgggaacttgctaaaaatgcagaatcttggtccctgaatcagaatctgccttttaacaagatccctaggTGATGAAAATCTTAGAAGCATTTTCTAGTGTGAGGGACACTGTTCCAGCTAATGCTTCACACATACACgaacacgcacactcacacacacacacacacacacacacacacccagagggGCCGCTGACCCCAGTGTCTTATTCTCAAAGTCTGTTGCATCTGAGACTCTAAGATAAAGTGGGTGCAAAAGAAGGCCTGTGGCCGAGAACACACAGAACTTTCACTACACAGCCGCTCGGGAGCACGAAGGGGTAGGAGTGGCAGGAAACACACGGTGTTGAATGTTTGCGCCTCCCCTAGGAGGTCCTCCGTGCTCAGGATATATGCCAAAGACCTGGGGACGTGGGACGCAGGTGCCCCAGCCCACCACCTACGTACCTAGAGAGATGCCTGGAAGCAGCATCTCTCCGAGGGACTCCTCACGGCTAGTATTTAAGAACAAGAAGATAAAGACAGCTGAATAATTAGGTGAACGTCTTCCAAGTTGCCCCAAACACCCACACTGTATCTCCACCCCAAAGCTGGTATTAGTGCAAGGAGTTCACACTGACGGCTTGCATCCTGGGGTCACTGAACTAGTTATTCTAGATCTTCAGAACAGTCATGCTCCACGGTAGGGCAGGGGTCGACGTCCTCCTGCTGAAGTCAGCACTGTGCTTGAGAGAACTTTTGACGCAAATTTGGATACTAAAACAATGGTTGTCCGATATTAATCACCATGAATATAGAGACCATACTACGGACAACCATTCTTTAAGCACCAAAGAACTGCACCATCCAGAAGAGCTTGGCATCTTCTCCAAAGTCGGCGTCCCTTCCAGAAAATTCTTCCCGGGCGGTCCAGACAATAAGGGTTAGCAGGTCAGCTTCACACACCGAGAGTCAGGCACACGCTTGGGGACCAGTCACATCctcaggcaggggaaggggaccGACATGACGACCTGTCCCTGAGGTTGGCTTCAGGTCCCAGAAGCAGGACTGACGAGCCTTAAATGCCGTGCCTGCCTAACACCGGACATGACCAACGCAAGTCGGCAGCAGCACCGAGGAGCCCGCCGGGCCCTGGCTGAGCGCGACCCTGCCTCCAGGGCCCTCACCACGAGCCGCTCTTCCGGCACGAGCCCTGGGGAGGGGTGCCGCCCGCGGCCCTGTATGGGACCGGCCGTGGAGTCCAGGGAGTCTGGGAGGCAGGAATTGATACTCAAAAAGAAACTGTCCTCGTATGATGTGTCACGAACAGAGCGAACACACCAAGGATCGTTTCTCCTCAAGTATGAAACAGCGCAGACAGGACACCGGCACCTCCAGGTCTCTGGCTCAGGGCTGGACAGGGACTGACTCAGCAGACCCAGGCACGCGCACACACGCCCACGCGCTCACACGCAGGAACACAccacgcgcgcacgcacgcatGCCGCGTGCACCTCGGACAGCCTCTCATTCAGCACTGGGGAGACGAGCTCCCTGAACCCGCGCCTCGCACCACTTGGCGTCCACACCCAAGAGGCCTTCAGAGGAGGACAGCGGCGGTCAAGAACCCAAGGGCTGTCCCCCTGACACGGAGAACATTCTCGCTTGCCCTGCCGGCCCCACCGTATCCGGCCATGTTTCCGAGCGCCACCACGAGAAGGGCCTCAGGGGCCCCCAGCACGAATACGGCACCCACTCTGGTCTCGACAATCCAGTCACATACCTGAGGGAGGGCTTGATGTCCACATCTCGACCTTGCTCCACAACTCCAAGGAGGGAacgtaccaccaccaccaccaccaccgaggTCACGGCACGTAAGCATCACAGCTACAACTCATGAAGCGCCAAGCGCCAGGCTCTACTCTAAGCCACGTACAAGCCTTCACTCCGtcagcccccagcagcccccgcGACCCCCCTTGGACAGGCGAGGCAGCAGGCACAGCGCGATGAGATCTTGCCCAATGTTGCATGGTTAGTAAGTGTCAGAGGCGGGATCCAAACACAGGAAATCGAACTCTACGGTCTGCGCTCTTGATACTGAAAAAGTGGATGACCCTGTACGATTCGACATGAGTAAAACGAACAGGACAGGGATAACCACTCTCCAAGTACCAAAGGTTAGCACGGAAAAGAAAGCCACTGCCTTGGGAGGACTTGGTCCGTCTTCAAGGCGCAGTCCTGGGGATGAATTAGACGCTGTGGGTTAGTGGACCAGGGCACACGCACCAAGCAGAAGCGTGCAGGCTCGCGGACCGAATCACAGCAGAGACGACAAACACCGCCCCGCACCAACGCTGACCTGGCCCTCTCAGGACCCAACCACACACACAGCGCATGCGTCCTGACCCACCCACACGTCACAGGGACAGGTGACATTGCCTGGGCCACGCACCCGTGAAGTCCCCTCCGAAGAGTGGTGACCCGTGAGCAATTTGTCACACAGCAAATGACACGCAGTCATGCACACACATACCGCCTTGCTCGCTGAGTGCGGCTGGGTCCAAGAAGACTCCCAGACAAGGTTTGATACTCACAGAGAGCTTGCCCTTGTATATTCTATGTCAATAAACCGAATATACAAAGGGCAACCTCGCTTTAAGTACCAAACAGTAGCAAGGGGCAGGTCCATCGCTATGGTTCACAGGCCTGGCCTCGTCTCCTGGGGTCCGTCCTAGGGAGGGGCAGGACATGCAGATCGGCAGACCCGCGGGCAAACACCTCCTGCCAGGTGTGTGCCCGTCGGTCAGCTCCCCATCCCACggagcccagggaggggcggAGACGCCAGCACCCCTTCACTGCAATCGGCATCATGTCCAGGAATCACTCCGGCTCAGGACTTGTTCCTGAGAAGGAGATCAACCCCACAGCCTTTGAGTGCACACACAGAGCTCAGCCTCTCGATTTCTGCAAAACGACACCAGGAGTGGAATGAGCATgagcacctcctccaggaagttctcCTGATAACGCACTGCGCACTGAGGGCAAGGGGACCGGGCATATTTTTATCGTAGATaaagcaaaggccctgtggtcaCCACCCCATCATACCTCCCACAGAGGCATAGATATCGATGTCATTCCCAGAATCAACCCCCTCCCCAACACCCTCCTGGAGGTTGGCATCATGCCCAGGAAGCCATGCTAGGACAGTTTCTATGGAAAAGGAGTCAAACCCCACATACCACAGAGTAATGGAGAACACACGCCCACAACCAGTTCCCCAGGGTGGCG contains these protein-coding regions:
- the LOC130544824 gene encoding uncharacterized protein LOC130544824; the encoded protein is MSLGPLPNVVPPIPYRAPERAAARAGEAMDSRQHSLMVLEERLAVMNSIHQSESYTALLSFSVRFCLGRRPVPAPFPRALGFVDHDPHVAGFCALLSVACMGSRAQEVACSCATHPGLVNQELAGAHGFDLGMETFGPLILSVPSTLRGHSHPSCPDRADAGTLRAAPPHGARREVVRGCLIAVPASEMGAESVPSARETSWKLRPPLEMRPSF